The following are from one region of the Plasmodium gaboni strain SY75 chromosome 12, whole genome shotgun sequence genome:
- a CDS encoding chitinase — MNFTLKNSFLVICLLCCLLSTYVRVIEGHRARPGESRKNPREIIKTFKESGKGMIQGYYPSWVSYNHNLKDLNPNLNVVHMSFAKMDLSYDSIESIIGSPSLFKSLIGLEYIGLNEYFNDAMNLRKARPDIIMLLSLGGETYHPSSFESALNAVEKIANLVDELGFDGIDVDYEPNGSFDGLNDKTKADFFVQYVTKLREYMCDDKLISISQSSNGALSCIGFNDPKKICMDDEAPYNSKYFNKPDVKKELLRAAQMASAGGAIYLMNNLKDMIDMVFVQTFNYTNSTDSTVMKELYDSYAYYGKKYDYVIIMGFTLMFPSTPFNPNDKTFVKTIGDFVKTENKLNKRADGFGLWSLSSDNAVHNEKLAIENFVESLH, encoded by the coding sequence ATGAATTTTACTTTGaaaaattcatttttaGTTATTTGCTTATTGTGCTGTTTATTGAGTACTTATGTCCGTGTCATTGAGGGACATCGAGCACGACCAGGTGAATCAAGAAAAAACCCAAgagaaattataaaaacatttaaaGAGAGTGGGAAAGGAATGATTCAAGGTTATTACCCATCATGGGTTTCTTATAATCATAACTTGAAAGATTTAAATCCTAATTTAAATGTTGTACATATGTCTTTTGCTAAGATGGATTTATCCTATGACAGTATAGAGAGTATTATTGGTTCTCCTTCACTTTTTAAGTCATTAATAGGTTTAGAATATATAGGGTTAAACGAGTATTTTAATGATGCCATGAATTTAAGAAAAGCTCGTCCAGATATTATTATGCTTTTATCTCTTGGAGGAGAAACATATCATCCAAGTTCATTTGAATCTGCTTTAAATGCTGTTGAGAAAATTGCAAATTTAGTTGATGAATTAGGATTTGATGGAATCGATGTAGATTATGAGCCTAATGGATCTTTTGATGGTCTAAACGACAAAACGAAAGCTGATTTTTTCGTACAATATGTAACAAAATTGAGGGAATATATGTGTGatgataaattaatttCTATATCCCAATCATCTAATGGAGCTTTAAGTTGTATAGGGTTTAATGATCCTAAGAAAATATGTATGGATGATGAAGCACCATataattcaaaatattttaataaacCTGATGTAAAAAAAGAGTTACTAAGAGCTGCACAAATGGCTTCAGCTGGAGGAgcaatatatttaatgaataatttaaaagatatgATTGATATGGTCTTTGTACAAACCTTTAATTATACAAATTCTACAGATTCAACAGTTATGaaagaattatatgatTCTTATGCTTATTATGGAAAGAAATATGattatgttattataatggGATTTACATTGATGTTTCCTTCAACTCCTTTTAATCCAAATGATAAAACGTTTGTAAAAACCATTGGTGATTTTGTAAAGAcagaaaataaattaaataaaagagCTGACGGATTTGGATTATGGTCTTTATCTTCTGATAACGCTGTAcataatgaaaaattagCAATTGAAAATTTCGTAGAATCTTTACATTAA
- a CDS encoding hypothetical protein (conserved Plasmodium protein, unknown function) → MGDPWADYDPNIISALQEAFGDIITAKPLTSLLSGESGSPLPGGCSCNRSLMIFIALMVFNAILFWVYNRGKKDIEKKIKKHGYY, encoded by the exons ATGGGTGATCCATGGGCAGATTATGATCCTAATATAATATCAGCTTTACAAGAAGCTTTTGGAGATATCATAACAGCAAAACCACTTACAAGTTTATTATCAGGAGAATCAGGTTCACCATTACCTGGTGGTTGTTCATGTAATCGTTCTCTTATGATTTTTATAGCACTTATGGTATTTAACGCAATATTGTTCTGGGTGTATAATCGTGGAAAAAAG GATAttgagaaaaaaataaagaaacATGGATATTACTAA